One genomic segment of Garra rufa chromosome 13, GarRuf1.0, whole genome shotgun sequence includes these proteins:
- the amd1 gene encoding S-adenosylmethionine decarboxylase proenzyme, with protein MEDSSAHFFEGTEKLLEVWFSREDKTKGTGDLRTIPRFEWDKLLENVHCLIISVTKTDKQEAYILSESSMFVSKRRFILKTCGTTLLLQALVPLLELAREYCGFDAIENFFYSRKNFMKPTHQEFPHRNFQEEVEFLSQIFPNGAAYCMGRLNSDCWYLFTLELPEYWENKQADQTLEVLMSDLDPAVMDQFYMKDGVSANDVTRMSGIRDLIPGSVIDATMFNPCGYSMNGMKTDGTYWTIHITPEPEFSYVSFETNLSQTSYDELVCKVVDVFKPGKFVTTLFVNQSSKCRSVFSSAQKLESYRLLDRQLAHFNDYNFVFTSYAKNRQQKQS; from the exons ATGGAAGACAGCAGTGCACACTTCTTCGAGGGGACCGAGAAGCTCCTGGAGGTGTGGTTCTCCCGGGAGGACAAAACCAAAGGAACCGGGGATCTGCGCACTATCCCCAG ATTTGAGTGGGACAAACTTCTGGAGAATGTGCATTGTTTGATCATAAGTGTGACAAAGACTGACAAGCAGGAAGCTTATATACTCAG TGAGAGTAGCATGTTTGTCTCCAAGAGACGTTTCATTTTGAAGACATGCGGAACCACCCTCTTACTGCAGGCACTGGTGCCACTGCTGGAGCTGGCTCGTGAGTACTGCGGCTTTGATGCCATCGAG aatttCTTCTATTCTCGTAAAAATTTTATGAAGCCCACCCATCAAGAGTTCCCTCACCGCAACTTCCAGGAGGAAGTCGAGTTCCTCAGCCAGATTTTTCCAA ATGGAGCAGCCTACTGTATGGGACGTCTAAACTCAGACTGCTG GTATTTGTTTACGCTGGAGCTGCCAGAGTACTGGGAGAACAAGCAGGCGGACCAGACACTAGAAGTTCTGATGAGTGACCTTGACCCAGCTGTGATGGACCAGTTCTACATGAAAGACGGTGTTTCTGCTAATGATGTCACTCGT ATGAGTGGAATTCGTGACCTGATTCCAGGTTCAGTGATTGATGCCACAATGTTTAACCCTTGTGGATACTCCATGAATGGGATGAAAACAGAT GGAACTTACTGGACGATTCACATCACCCCCGAACCAGAGTTCTCCTATGTCAGCTTTGAAACCAACCTCTCCCAAACATCTTACGACGAGCTTGTTTGCAAAGTCGTGGATGTCTTCAAACCAGGGAAATTTGTGACTACGCTTTTTGTCAATCAG AGCTCCAAATGTCGCAGTGTTTTCTCTTCGGCTCAGAAGCTGGAGAGCTACCGCCTCCTGGACCGCCAGTTGGCCCACTTCAACGACTACAACTTCGTCTTCACCAGTTACGCCAAGAACCGCCAGCAGAAGCAGAGCTGA